One Thunnus maccoyii chromosome 14, fThuMac1.1, whole genome shotgun sequence genomic window carries:
- the fgfbp3 gene encoding fibroblast growth factor-binding protein 2 isoform X1 yields MTAFKANLKKLPQTFSFSVIKCPPTATMSVLPCSFLVLLLLCLPVLAEAKRQPGQGKPDKPRQPPPSPQPAKRPRNRSVPGSGELTTKEGHRCIWQTSGEGLVSLMVNCSTETLGEQQRYWCRYAGKPDLCQAYGLKSSQYWKQLVGKLKKRQNACEGEKVLKAKTCKKSPTEAHMKLAQRSGEEERKGGKEGGKKRGPPTGKSSEGGKAERMKKKEEEDEEEKKKREERTGFEEEGVLNDMDPVQNYCSEGWNSVCSFFVKFFEG; encoded by the exons ATGACAGCTTTCAAAGCAAATCTCAAAAAACTGCCTCagactttctctttttctgtgatCAAATGTCCCCCCACAGCCACCATGAGTGTCCTGCCATGCAGtttcctcgtcctcctcctcctctgcctccctgTCCTCGCTGAAGCCAAACGTCAACCTGGTCAGGGGAAACCCGACAAACCCCGCCAGCCTCCGCCATCGCCTCAACCGGCCAAGAGACCCAGAAATCGCTCTGTGCCGGGCTCCGGAGAGCTGACCACGAAGGAGGGACATCGCTGCATCTGGCAGACATCTGGTGAAGGCCTGGTGAGCCTGATGGTGAACTGCAGCACTGAAACATTGGGAGAGCAGCAGAG gtACTGGTGTCGCTACGCTGGCAAGCCAGACCTCTGCCAGGCCTACGGGTTGAAGTCCAGTCAGTACTGGAAGCAGCTGGTGGGAAAGCTGAAGAAGAGGCAGAATGCCTGCGAAGGAGAGAAAGTCCTGAAGGCTAAAACTTGCAAGAAGTCGCCCACCGAGGCCCACATGAAGCTCGCCCAACGCagcggagaggaggagaggaagggagggaaggaaggagggaagaagagaggacCGCCGACTGGTAAGAGCTCAGAGGGAGGGAAGgcagagaggatgaagaagaaggaggaggaggacgaagaggagaagaagaagagggaggagaggactGGGTTTGAGGAGGAAGGAGTGTTGAATGACATGGATCCGGTGCAGAATTACTGCAGCGAGGGATGGAACTCCGTCTGCTCCTTCTTTGTCAAGTTTTTTGAGGGCTGA
- the LOC121911360 gene encoding D(1)-like dopamine receptor has product MENYTMWSNFTQVLSELDGTGGEEEEEEGEGEEGDAGSGGGSGGLRVLVGCVLFLLIVSTLLGNTLVCAAVVKFRHLRSKVTNFFVISLAVSDLFVAVLVMPWEAITEVTGTWLFGRFCGVWIAFDIMCSTASILNLCIISVDRYWAIASPFKYERKMTHRVAFVMIGVAWTLSILISFIPVQLNWHRAGEEEEEEEVMEELVEMMSRNFTNSSSVNTSSAAKSCVANLNKTYAISSSLISFYIPVVIMIATYTRIYRIAQTQIRRITSLERAAEQAQNQGYGVNRNQHQQHRNNDEASLKSSFKKETKVLKTLSIIMGVFVFCWLPFFVLNCTVPFCDPPCVSDTTFTVFVWFGWANSSLNPVIYAFNADFRRAFATILGCNRICSSNAVEAVNFSNEMVSYHHDTTLHKETLVPAQPQQHPRTINVGSDQLEDMSAQFDEESLISNRSQSHNRLMLLPATVQLEDDPEISLETITPFTSAAGLESDALIPGQVHQDG; this is encoded by the coding sequence atggaaaactacACGATGTGGAGTAATTTCACTCAAGTTCTGTCGGAGCTGGACGGGACaggtggagaggaagaggaggaggagggggagggagaggagggggatgCCGGGAGCGGTGGAGGGAGCGGCGGGCTGCGCGTCCTCGTTGGCTGCGTCCTCTTCCTGCTCATCGTGTCCACGCTGCTCGGGAACACGCTGGTGTGCGCAGCCGTGGTGAAGTTCCGCCACCTGCGCTCCAAAGTCACCAACTTCTTCGTCATCTCTCTGGCCGTGTCCGACCTGTTCGTGGCCGTGCTGGTGATGCCGTGGGAGGCCATCACCGAGGTGACCGGCACGTGGTTGTTTGGCCGGTTTTGTGGTGTCTGGATCGCCTTTGACATCATGTGCTCCACAGCGTCCATCCTCAATCTGTGCATCATCAGCGTGGACCGCTACTGGGCCATCGCCAGCCCGTTCAAGTACGAGCGGAAGATGACTCACCGGGTGGCGTTTGTCATGATCGGGGTGGCGTGGACGCTCTCGATCCTGATCTCCTTCATACCAGTGCAGCTCAACTGGCACCGGgccggggaggaggaggaggaggaggaggtgatggaggagctgGTGGAAATGATGAGCAGGAACTtcaccaacagcagcagtgtcAACACCAGCAGCGCCGCCAAGAGCTGCGTCGCCAACTTGAACAAAACCTAcgccatctcctcctccctcatcaGCTTCTACATCCCGGTGGTGATCATGATCGCCACCTACACCCGTATCTACAGGATCGCTCAGACCCAGATCCGCAGGATCACGTCTTTGGAGCGGGCGGCGGAACAGGCGCAGAACCAAGGCTACGGCGTGAACAGGAACCAGCACCAGCAGCACAGGAACAACGATGAAGCCTCTTTAAAGTCGTCTTTTAAGAAGGAAACCAAAGTCCTGAAGACGCTCTCCATCATCATGGGGGTGTTCGTCTTCTGCTGGCTGCCGTTCTTCGTCCTCAACTGCACCGTCCCGTTCTGTGACCCGCCCTGCGTCAGCGACACCACCTTCACCGTCTTCGTGTGGTTCGGCTGGGCCAACTCCTCCCTCAATCCGGTCATTTACGCCTTCAACGCCGACTTCCGCCGGGCCTTCGCCACCATTCTGGGCTGCAACAGGATCTGCTCAAGCAATGCGGTGGAAGCCGTGAACTTCAGCAACGAGATGGTTTCTTACCACCATGACACGACGCTCCACAAGGAGACGCTGGTCCCCGCGCAGCCGCAGCAACATCCTCGCACCATTAACGTCGGGTCCGACCAGTTGGAGGACATGAGCGCACAGTTTGACGAGGAGTCGCTCATCTCGAATCGGTCACAGAGCCACAACAGACTGATGCTGCTTCCTGCCACCGTGCAGCTGGAAGACGACCCGGAGATCTCCTTGGAGACGATCACACCGTTCACGTCGGCGGCGGGGCTGGAGAGTGATGCACTCATACCTGGACAAGTCCACCAGGATGGATAG
- the fgfbp3 gene encoding fibroblast growth factor-binding protein 2 isoform X2 produces MSVLPCSFLVLLLLCLPVLAEAKRQPGQGKPDKPRQPPPSPQPAKRPRNRSVPGSGELTTKEGHRCIWQTSGEGLVSLMVNCSTETLGEQQRYWCRYAGKPDLCQAYGLKSSQYWKQLVGKLKKRQNACEGEKVLKAKTCKKSPTEAHMKLAQRSGEEERKGGKEGGKKRGPPTGKSSEGGKAERMKKKEEEDEEEKKKREERTGFEEEGVLNDMDPVQNYCSEGWNSVCSFFVKFFEG; encoded by the exons ATGAGTGTCCTGCCATGCAGtttcctcgtcctcctcctcctctgcctccctgTCCTCGCTGAAGCCAAACGTCAACCTGGTCAGGGGAAACCCGACAAACCCCGCCAGCCTCCGCCATCGCCTCAACCGGCCAAGAGACCCAGAAATCGCTCTGTGCCGGGCTCCGGAGAGCTGACCACGAAGGAGGGACATCGCTGCATCTGGCAGACATCTGGTGAAGGCCTGGTGAGCCTGATGGTGAACTGCAGCACTGAAACATTGGGAGAGCAGCAGAG gtACTGGTGTCGCTACGCTGGCAAGCCAGACCTCTGCCAGGCCTACGGGTTGAAGTCCAGTCAGTACTGGAAGCAGCTGGTGGGAAAGCTGAAGAAGAGGCAGAATGCCTGCGAAGGAGAGAAAGTCCTGAAGGCTAAAACTTGCAAGAAGTCGCCCACCGAGGCCCACATGAAGCTCGCCCAACGCagcggagaggaggagaggaagggagggaaggaaggagggaagaagagaggacCGCCGACTGGTAAGAGCTCAGAGGGAGGGAAGgcagagaggatgaagaagaaggaggaggaggacgaagaggagaagaagaagagggaggagaggactGGGTTTGAGGAGGAAGGAGTGTTGAATGACATGGATCCGGTGCAGAATTACTGCAGCGAGGGATGGAACTCCGTCTGCTCCTTCTTTGTCAAGTTTTTTGAGGGCTGA